ctgactctttaggagcCCATACCCACCAggctgtctgtccatgggattcttcagacaagaatactggagcgggtggagtgggttgccatttccttctccaggcaatctcccccacccagggatcgaacccgcgtctcttatgtctcctgcattgcaggcggattctttaccgctgagccagcggGAAATAGGTGCTCTGTACTAGCCTCCTGGTTCATAGGAAACGCTCAGTAGTTGCTGGGGTCACCCTCAATGCAGGTGGGGAAGTCAACCTGCAAATCAGGTGAGTCTGGTGGGGAAGTCAACCTGCAAATCAGTTCTCAATGACAAGCTAAGTGCTCACTGGGAGTCCCTAGGGGAAAGCCTAGGCGCTTAATTCGtgctcccaggtgacacagtcAGTACTTGTGTTTCTGGCTGGTCTCTGATGGTGGGGAGGGTTGGAAATCCCCATAGCTCCCTCAAAGGATGGGTAAGGAGAGACCTCGGTttattttcccatctgtgaaatgggggcaTAACAGTGTCACGAAGATGTGCGCAGGTGGGCAGTTTAAGGGACGAGGCGGATGAATGGAGGAACGggctttctctcttccctcccctatCTTTCCCATCTTGGCTTCCACGGTTTAGGAATTTGGTGATTGGACGGTTTCTTCTTGGATGGTCAGAAGACCTCCCGACACGACCCTTTAGTGACTGGCACACTAAAAGGTCGGAAAGTTGAGGGAGCCAACGTTCCCCTCGCCTACGTCCTCCGCGCCCAGCTCCACTCAACCTCCAGCTCCTTCCCTCAATCCTCCCGCTCCCCTCCTCCTTCGTCCCCGCCCCGCTCCCGTTCTCTTATTGGCCGACCGGGCCGGCCCGGGATTTAAAGGGCCCGCTCACCGCGCAGCCCTGAAAGCTGCAGCTGGTCCCGGCCTTGCGGCCTGCGGGGGAGGCTGCCGGGAGGAGGCAGCGACGACGGCGGCGGCGGCACGTCCCCAGCCCCTTGGACCGCAGCTTCCTTACTGCCAGGTAGGTCGCCGGTGGTGCACGCTCGGCTCTCCAGCTTGCATCCTGAGCCGGCCTCCCCTTGTGGGTCTGCAGTGCGTGTGCTAGGGCCCCTTCTCCATCACCTTTCCACCTCCCCCTTCTGCCGTGTCCCCTACCGCCATCTCCACCTCCCTGCAGCCCCCGGGCCTGGGAAGGGCTTTGTTGGCGgccgggtgggggtgggatggggcgcgCGGGGGATACAGGACACCCCCCACCTCCGTTCAAGGAGAGATGCACACGGTCCCCGAGTGTCACAGGAtctccctctctgccctccaCACAGCGTGACTCTACCTTGCAAACCAGGGAGCCCTTCAATTTGATATACAGGCCTAGAATGTACACCATTCAATCACCATTGGACCCGGACTGTTCCCAGCGTACAAGAACACAGATCCTTCATTCACCTCAGGTCACGGGCTGTGTATGGGCACCTGGgacacccctccacacacacacacacacacacacacacacacacacacacacagttggcaGCTCAGTCTGATGTACCTTACACTCGCACCCTCCCCCCACCATACCCTAAGCTGAAATCTGAGTGCTCAAATCCATCCCTTGAGCATCATCTGCCCCATGGACATCCCAGCTAGCCTCCTCTGTGTCCCTCCTTTTTCAGGtctatccatctgtccatccatccttgGGGGTCCGCAATGGCCACCTTCAGCCGCCAGGAATTTTTCCAGCAGCTGCTGCAGGGCTGTCTCCTGCCTACTGCCCAGCAGGGCCTTGACCAGATCTGGTTGCTCCTTGCCATCTGCCTCGCCTGCCGCGTCCTCTGGAGGCTTGGTAAGTGCCTGCCCCACCATGGGCCACCATGCCAAGCCATATCACACCTGCCACATTTATCCATACCAAGGTCCACTTTATTCTGCCATATCTTGCCAAGCCAGGCTCCTATGTGTCCAGCCTACCACATCCCACCAGGCTAAGCCTCACTCCACCACCCCACATCCTACTAACCCAGCCACCCTATGCTATATCACATCAAGTCTCATCCTGCCATGCCAAACCATGCCTTTCAGTATCCCTGGGTTCTGGGACTCTTGAAAGCTGAGGTTCTTAAATCTTGGGGTCTTGAAATGCCTACATCCCAAGGTTATAAAATTCTGAAATGCACATGTCACAGGGCTATGGAAAGTACCATGTATCCCAAAGTACCATGTTACAGGGTTTGGGGATTCTGACATGTTGAAATTCTCATATTCTATGCTTCCAAAATGCTGGCATTCTGGATTTCTAGAATTATAATAAGATTTCTGGATTCTAAGATTCTGAAATGTTTCCACAAACCGGGGCATGCCTTTATCTAAAAGATAAGATTCCAAGTCCCCAAGGTTCCTATAGGATGCTGAGAATTTTGGAAATCTGAGACTCAGAAGTtctacactttcttttttcttgttcttttatcTTAAAtggatgttttatttttccccaggtttatcattttgaaaaatttcaaagttACTGCAAAGCTAAGTTGAAAGAATAGTACAATGAACACTCATATACGCATCACCTGATTCTCCAACTGTCAACATCCTGCCACATTAGCTCGCTCTATCGATCGCTTGATCATCTTCCTGAATCACTTGAATAACCTGATGACACTTCACCCCAAATCCTCTTGCATGTGTCCCCCAAGAATAAGGACATCTTCCCCCCACAACCATAGCCTAAAGCATCACCCCTCAGGAAATTTAATCTCAGTGCTATAGTGTTATCCAATATAAGTTATTCAGATTTCCTCCAGGGTTCCCAAAATGACCTTTATAGATGTCTCTTTTCTTTAAACCCAAGCTGCCTCCCCAGCTCCCCAAAACCTGCTTTGTGTCACCTGCAATCCCACCACATTCCAACCTCTAAGCCTTTGCCTGAGCTGTGAACTCTGCCCAGGTTGCCCTTCTACCAACCCTCCTCTAGTTCCCTATCatgttctctctttctttcacccAAAGGGTTGCCATCCTACTTGAAGCATGCAAGCACCGTGGCAGGCGGCTTCTTCAGCCTCTACCACTTCTTCCAGCTGCACATGGTTTGGGTCGTGCTGCTCAGCCTCCTGTGCTACCTCGTGCTGTTCCTCTGCCGACATTCTTCCCATCGGGGTGTCTTCCTCTCCGTCACCATCCTCATCTACCTGCTTATGGGGTATGGGCATGAGTCCTCATCCCTGTACCAGCAGCAGAAGAGTGGGTGGTGGCGGGGGGGTCCCCAGGCCACCCCTCATGAGACTGTCCAGGACAGGGAGGGCATAAGATGTTTCTGGAGATGGTAGAAATCTGGGAGGCTTGTTCTTTCCAGAGGGCTACCCTGGACAGGTGGCACTTGAgctccccctggaggagggagcctTGGAGAACTCTTCCTCCTTGAGGTTGTGCAGGACAGGGAAAATATGCTCTGTCTGCACCTTGGTTTCCCCCCTTTGCGGTGTCTGAGGCCAGGGGAGTCATAGGGCCAAGATCACCACCTTTTTCCTCAGTGAGATGCACATGGTGGATACCGTGACATGGCACAAGATGCGAGGTAGGCAGCCCTGGCTCtgtccccctgccccagccctccaGCCCCACTCCACCTCTCCTAAATCCCCCCACCCTGTCTCTTTCCTTCCCCATGCTTCTCCCTCATCTGCCTAGCTCACTGGACACACAGCCCTCAGACTCCCCTCACGTCTGTGTTTCTCTCTACCATGCCTTTTCCCCCACCCCATCTGTCCCATCTCATGTCCGTGCCTGACTCTCTATAGAGTCAGAACATCTGCCAGTCCTGGGCCCACCTGCTCAACTGCCTGTCTGACCCTGTGCCCACTTCTCCACCCTTGCACTCTTCTTTCCTACCACCTTTCACCTGGTGATCCCCACATCCCCCCATGGCTACCTGCTCTCTTCTCATCCACTTGACCATGGGCACCACATGTAGGGGCCCAGATGATCGTGGCCATGAAGGCGGTGTCTCTGGGCTTCGACCTGGACAGGGGCGAGGTGGGCGCAGTGCCCTCGCCTGTGGAGTTCATGGGCTACCTCTACTTCGTGGGCACCATCGTGTTCGGGCCCTGGATATCCTTCCACAGCTACCTACAGGCCGTCCAAGGTCGCCCGCTGGTGAGGCCCTGGGTAGACACGTGGGCAGGGACTGTGGGAGCCACCATGAGGCAGTGTTCACAGAGCCTTGATCCCCATAGAGCCGCCGATGGCTGCAGAAGGTGGCCCGGAGCCTGGCGCTGGCCCTGCTGTGCCTTGTGCTGTCCACCTGTGTGGGGCCCTACCTCTTCCCGTACTTCATTCCCCTTGATGGTGACCGCCTCCTTCGCAAGTGAGCACAGCCTTCGAGGCCTCTGCCCAGCAGtgagggggttggggagggaccTGGGGTCTCCCCAGCTCTGAGCTTGTCTCTTAATGCTTCTATCTGTCTTCTGTTACTACAGCAAGAAACGCAAAGTCAGGTAAATGAGGGCAGATGCTGAGGGCGAGTGGGGCTGACTGGGGGGTGGGGCATAGTCTGTAACTGATTGGTTCTATGAGTCTGAGACTGTCTGACCATCTACCCAGTGACTAGACAGAGACTGTTTGTCTGAGGCTTTGGTTTGACCATGATTGGCCCTATAACTCCGTGTACAGTAGATACTCCATTACATACTGTACCTGTCTGTCCATCTGTTCTCCTATTCCACCATTAGAAGCAAGTTATGTGAGTGCAATAGAAAGCAACAGATATGTGTCAGTTGGCAATGCTGACCTGTCTGTGACACTGGCTAgaggtgtgtgtgggtgtctgcCTGTCAGCCAGGGACTCCTTGTGTGGGACTGGAgttctggctggctggctggctgtgcGGTTGTCTGTGATGGGAGCATGTAGCTGTCACTAGATAGGATAAACCTGGCTTGTCTCTAATTGTGGCTGGGAATGGATCtgtggtgtgttgtgtgtgtgtctgtgatgaTTCTGCCTGTGGATCTGCCTTCTCTGGCTCCTCAGTATTGTCCGACGGAGGGGCAGGACTGACCATCCACCCCTGGTGTGACTAGGATTTCATCCAGCTCTTTGATTACATGAACTTCTCCCCTCCTCACTGGCTGCTGATTGTGTCT
This genomic window from Capra hircus breed San Clemente unplaced genomic scaffold, ASM170441v1, whole genome shotgun sequence contains:
- the PORCN gene encoding protein-serine O-palmitoleoyltransferase porcupine isoform X1 encodes the protein MATFSRQEFFQQLLQGCLLPTAQQGLDQIWLLLAICLACRVLWRLGLPSYLKHASTVAGGFFSLYHFFQLHMVWVVLLSLLCYLVLFLCRHSSHRGVFLSVTILIYLLMGEMHMVDTVTWHKMRGAQMIVAMKAVSLGFDLDRGEVGAVPSPVEFMGYLYFVGTIVFGPWISFHSYLQAVQGRPLSRRWLQKVARSLALALLCLVLSTCVGPYLFPYFIPLDGDRLLRNKKRKVRGTMVRWLRAYESAVSFHFSNYFVGFLSEATATLAGAGFTEEKDHLEWDLTVSKPLNVELPRSMVEVVTSWNLPMSYWLNNYVFKNALHLGTFSAVLVTYAASALLHGFSFHLAAVLLSLAFITYVEHVLRKRLARILSACVLSKRCPPDCSHQHRLGLGVRALNLFFGALAIFHLAYLGSLFDVDVDDTTEEQGYGMAYTVHKWSELSWASHWVTFGCWIFYRLIG
- the PORCN gene encoding protein-serine O-palmitoleoyltransferase porcupine isoform X2, with protein sequence MATFSRQEFFQQLLQGCLLPTAQQGLDQIWLLLAICLACRVLWRLGLPSYLKHASTVAGGFFSLYHFFQLHMVWVVLLSLLCYLVLFLCRHSSHRGVFLSVTILIYLLMGEMHMVDTVTWHKMRGAQMIVAMKAVSLGFDLDRGEVGAVPSPVEFMGYLYFVGTIVFGPWISFHSYLQAVQGRPLSRRWLQKVARSLALALLCLVLSTCVGPYLFPYFIPLDGDRLLRNKKRKVRWLRAYESAVSFHFSNYFVGFLSEATATLAGAGFTEEKDHLEWDLTVSKPLNVELPRSMVEVVTSWNLPMSYWLNNYVFKNALHLGTFSAVLVTYAASALLHGFSFHLAAVLLSLAFITYVEHVLRKRLARILSACVLSKRCPPDCSHQHRLGLGVRALNLFFGALAIFHLAYLGSLFDVDVDDTTEEQGYGMAYTVHKWSELSWASHWVTFGCWIFYRLIG
- the PORCN gene encoding protein-serine O-palmitoleoyltransferase porcupine isoform X3 gives rise to the protein MATFSRQEFFQQLLQGCLLPTAQQGLDQIWLLLAICLACRVLWRLGLPSYLKHASTVAGGFFSLYHFFQLHMVWVVLLSLLCYLVLFLCRHSSHRGVFLSVTILIYLLMGEMHMVDTVTWHKMRGAQMIVAMKAVSLGFDLDRGEVGAVPSPVEFMGYLYFVGTIVFGPWISFHSYLQAVQGRPLSRRWLQKVARSLALALLCLVLSTCVGPYLFPYFIPLDGDRLLRKGTMVRWLRAYESAVSFHFSNYFVGFLSEATATLAGAGFTEEKDHLEWDLTVSKPLNVELPRSMVEVVTSWNLPMSYWLNNYVFKNALHLGTFSAVLVTYAASALLHGFSFHLAAVLLSLAFITYVEHVLRKRLARILSACVLSKRCPPDCSHQHRLGLGVRALNLFFGALAIFHLAYLGSLFDVDVDDTTEEQGYGMAYTVHKWSELSWASHWVTFGCWIFYRLIG
- the PORCN gene encoding protein-serine O-palmitoleoyltransferase porcupine isoform X4 translates to MATFSRQEFFQQLLQGCLLPTAQQGLDQIWLLLAICLACRVLWRLGLPSYLKHASTVAGGFFSLYHFFQLHMVWVVLLSLLCYLVLFLCRHSSHRGVFLSVTILIYLLMGEMHMVDTVTWHKMRGAQMIVAMKAVSLGFDLDRGEVGAVPSPVEFMGYLYFVGTIVFGPWISFHSYLQAVQGRPLSRRWLQKVARSLALALLCLVLSTCVGPYLFPYFIPLDGDRLLRKWLRAYESAVSFHFSNYFVGFLSEATATLAGAGFTEEKDHLEWDLTVSKPLNVELPRSMVEVVTSWNLPMSYWLNNYVFKNALHLGTFSAVLVTYAASALLHGFSFHLAAVLLSLAFITYVEHVLRKRLARILSACVLSKRCPPDCSHQHRLGLGVRALNLFFGALAIFHLAYLGSLFDVDVDDTTEEQGYGMAYTVHKWSELSWASHWVTFGCWIFYRLIG